Genomic segment of Thermovirga sp.:
GCCGGTTCTATCCCAAGGGTCCTAAGGCTCTCAAGATAAGTCTCTTGTATTTCCTCCGGGGCGGGTTTAATTACCACCTGGAACTGGTAGTAGTGCTGGAGCCGGTTCGGGTTCTGCCCGTACCTTCCGTCGGCCGGCCGTCTCGATGGTTCCACGTAGGCGACTCTCCAGGGTTCGGGGCCGAGTACCCGCAGGGTGGTAGCCGGATTCATGGTGCCGGCCCCAACCTCGATATCATAGGGTTGATGGATCACGCACCCCTGTTCAGCCCAGAATCTTTGAAGGCGCATCATTATCTCCTGCAGGTTCACCCCGGTATTCCCCCTTCTGGTTCGACGTTACACCCTGTCCGACAGGGTCCTTGCAAGCATCCTGGTGCAGGACTGGACCTTCCTGGGATCGATCCTGGGAAGGTCCTTCATTGTCAGTATCTTCTCGTGATCCAGCACCGAAACCGCGAAGAGTTCACTTTGGTCCCGGGCACTGAGCTTCACCCCGCGCCCGCCGCTGGAGCACTTGGCGCAAAGGAGTGATTCCCCGCGAAAAAGGGCCTCCCCAAGCACGGCGCCACATTCCTGGCAACGCTCGAGGTTGGGAGCGAGGCCCCAGCTCCTCAACCATCTCCAGTAGAAACGCCAATCGGCCAAGTCTTCTCTGAGCCGGCCCGATTCCAGGACACACAGGGACCAGTAAAAAATAGGCAAAAGGTCGTCAGAAGCATGACCCGGAAGTGTATATTTTACCAAAGACGCGGCCCACTCGGCCGCCTTCCTTATACGGGACGGGTACTTTCTCAGTAACAAGAAATCCTTCCGGACATCCACTTCTCTCAAGTACCACCGGTTGGGCCCTCTATATATGTGAAATGTACCCCAAACCAGCGGATCGGTGGCCCCCCCGAGCCTGACCTTGCCCCTGGCCCCGCCGGGGGCGATGAGCCATACCGGCCCCTCTTCCCTGAGGAGGACATAAACGCTCCGATCGCCCTCGTTGGTGTCCCTTCTTCGAAGGACTACCCCGCGTTTGCGGAACAATCTCTGGCCGGCCTTGCCCTCCAAGGAAGCATCCCCTCTAGGTATAGCCCAACCTCCGGAGTTCCTTTTCAGAGTTCCTCCATCCCGGCCTGACCTTGACCCAGAGGTCCAGGTAAACATCGTAACCGAAAACCTCCTCCAATTCCTTTCGGGCGTGCTCACCGATACGCTTGAGTTTCGTACCGCTCCTGCCGATGAGAATGGCCTTCTGACCCGCCCTTTCGACGAAAAGGGTGGCACGTACCAGGAGATTCCTCCTGTCGGGATACTCTTCGGGAGATTTGAATTCCTCCACGACCACCGCGACGCTATGGGGTACCTCCTGATCGGTATGCTCGAGAACCTTTTCCCTGATCACTTCGGCCGCAATGAAGCGCTCGGTGCAGTCCACCAGCCTTTCGTCGTCGAAGATGGGGGGACCGGGGAGCAAAAGAGAAAAAAGAACCTCCAACAGGAGGTCAAGATTACGCCCTTCAAGGGCGGATACGAGCAGGACATGGGCGAATTCCCTCTTACCGGTGAAGCATTTCCAGCCATCGTCCGCCCCGGGGGGGCCCGAGACGTCGACTTTGTTCACGATGAGTACAACGGGGACACGAACCCTTTGCAAGAGGTCCAGGATAATTCCGTCAGCCTTACCGATCCTGCTATCCCCCGCCTCCACCATGAAACACACGACATCGGCCATCTCAAGGGAAACCGCCGCCTGTCTCTCCATGAAACGACCAAGGGTATGAAGGGGCCTGTGAAGCCCCGGTGTATCGACGAAGACGATCTGACCCCGCGGATCGTTCAGCACTGCCCTGATGCTGTTCCTCGTGGTCTGAGGCTTGTCGGAAACTATGGCGGCCTTGCCGCCCACCAGGGCGTTGACCAGCGTCGATTTCCCCACGTTGGGTCTTCCCACGATCGCCACGAAACCGGATCTGAACGCGGGATCCCGGCTCATTCTCTTTCGTCTTTCAGCCTGAAGGGTCTGGGGAAAAGTACCTCCAGTGAAAGGATTTCCAACCCACCGGCGCCGTCTTCAAGGACAATGGTCATGGCGGGGTTGAATTCCGCCAGGACCTGCCTGCAAGCCCCGCAGGGAGGACAGGGGACGCCCGGAGGTCCCGCAACGGCTATGGCCACGGGGTTCGCCGCTCCGCAAGCCACCATCACGGAGATGGCGTTCCTCTCGGCGCACACAGAAAGACCGAAACTACTATTCTCCACGTTGCCGGCCCGGAAGACATCACCGAGCCCAGAGAGCAGGGCGGCACCCACGGGAAAACCCGAGTAGGGTGCGTAGGCCAGCTCTCGCGCAGCCCTCGCTTGTCCCATAAGCGCACCGAGATCAGCCTTGGAAAGGGGTTTTTCTTCGCAAGATGCCTTCATTCGATGACTTCTCCTATCCTGTAAAGGTCATCCAGGGGGATCATCCTGACCAGCTTGATCCTGTGGTCCTCCACTTCCAGGACCTGGAACTCCCAGTGACCGTAGGTGAGCCTTTGCCCCTTGTCGGGGAAACGTCCGGCCAGGGACAAGACCAGCCCCCCGACGCTGTCCATGTCGCTGGATTCAAAGGGGTATCCCACGGCTTCGCTTAGGTCTTCCAGCCCCATCTGTCCCCTGACGAGATAGCTGCCGTCGGGCTCCTTCTGTATCAAGGCGCTTTCGTCGTCGTATTCATCCTGTATCTCACCGACGATCTCCTCGATAAGGTCCTCCAGGGTGACCAGGCCGGCGGTGCCTCCGTATTCATCAATGACGATGGCCATGTGCACCCTCCTCGCCCTCATTACATCGAAGAGGTCGGCTAATCTCATCGTCTCGGGGACGTAAAGCGCCTCCCTGGCAAGGGTGGATACCTGGATCGTTGTGTCGTCCGACATGAAAGCCCCTATCAGGTCTTTAACGTAAAGGATGCCCAGGATATCATCGGGACTTTTCCCATACACCGGGAGCCTGGAGTGCCCACACTCCCTGAAAACCGGGAGGGATTCGTTTATATCGGTATCACCAGGAACCGCCACCATGTCCGTCCTGGGTATCATTATCTCGTAAACCCTGGTTTCCTCGAAGGAAATCACGCCATGGATCATCCTGCGCTCCTCCTCCTCGAAGACACCGGAAGCCTCCCCTATATTGACCATCTGTTCGATCTCCTCCCTGGTCACGAAGGGATGCTGGGAGGACAGGTCCACCTTCAAAAGGGATCCGAGGAACTTGACTATCCCCACGGTAACCCAGATCAGCGGCGAAAAAACCATGTTGATGAACCGGAGAAGGGGGAGGGCACCCGATACGATCCCGTCGGGTTTCAGTATGGCGACGCTCTTGGGAAGTATCTCCCCGAAGATCACTATCACCACCGTGGTGAACGCCACGGCCACGAGGAGGCCCTTCGCCCCGATCAGCGATAACGCCACCTGGGTCGCTACGGCGCTGGCCGCTATGTTGACGAGGTTGTTCCCGATCAGGA
This window contains:
- the recO gene encoding DNA repair protein RecO translates to MEGKAGQRLFRKRGVVLRRRDTNEGDRSVYVLLREEGPVWLIAPGGARGKVRLGGATDPLVWGTFHIYRGPNRWYLREVDVRKDFLLLRKYPSRIRKAAEWAASLVKYTLPGHASDDLLPIFYWSLCVLESGRLREDLADWRFYWRWLRSWGLAPNLERCQECGAVLGEALFRGESLLCAKCSSGGRGVKLSARDQSELFAVSVLDHEKILTMKDLPRIDPRKVQSCTRMLARTLSDRV
- a CDS encoding glycine--tRNA ligase subunit alpha, whose translation is MNLQEIMMRLQRFWAEQGCVIHQPYDIEVGAGTMNPATTLRVLGPEPWRVAYVEPSRRPADGRYGQNPNRLQHYYQFQVVIKPAPEEIQETYLESLRTLGIEPA
- a CDS encoding GTPase Era, encoding MSRDPAFRSGFVAIVGRPNVGKSTLVNALVGGKAAIVSDKPQTTRNSIRAVLNDPRGQIVFVDTPGLHRPLHTLGRFMERQAAVSLEMADVVCFMVEAGDSRIGKADGIILDLLQRVRVPVVLIVNKVDVSGPPGADDGWKCFTGKREFAHVLLVSALEGRNLDLLLEVLFSLLLPGPPIFDDERLVDCTERFIAAEVIREKVLEHTDQEVPHSVAVVVEEFKSPEEYPDRRNLLVRATLFVERAGQKAILIGRSGTKLKRIGEHARKELEEVFGYDVYLDLWVKVRPGWRNSEKELRRLGYT
- a CDS encoding cytidine deaminase; its protein translation is MKASCEEKPLSKADLGALMGQARAARELAYAPYSGFPVGAALLSGLGDVFRAGNVENSSFGLSVCAERNAISVMVACGAANPVAIAVAGPPGVPCPPCGACRQVLAEFNPAMTIVLEDGAGGLEILSLEVLFPRPFRLKDERE
- a CDS encoding HlyC/CorC family transporter, which encodes MQEEIIRSILILVVLLLFSAFFSSSETAITSIGRGKLLAIQEKNPKRRKGIDWLISDMPRALTVILIGNNLVNIAASAVATQVALSLIGAKGLLVAVAFTTVVIVIFGEILPKSVAILKPDGIVSGALPLLRFINMVFSPLIWVTVGIVKFLGSLLKVDLSSQHPFVTREEIEQMVNIGEASGVFEEEERRMIHGVISFEETRVYEIMIPRTDMVAVPGDTDINESLPVFRECGHSRLPVYGKSPDDILGILYVKDLIGAFMSDDTTIQVSTLAREALYVPETMRLADLFDVMRARRVHMAIVIDEYGGTAGLVTLEDLIEEIVGEIQDEYDDESALIQKEPDGSYLVRGQMGLEDLSEAVGYPFESSDMDSVGGLVLSLAGRFPDKGQRLTYGHWEFQVLEVEDHRIKLVRMIPLDDLYRIGEVIE